One genomic region from Pyxicephalus adspersus chromosome 1, UCB_Pads_2.0, whole genome shotgun sequence encodes:
- the LHX1 gene encoding LIM/homeobox protein Lhx1, which produces MVHCAGCERPILDRFLLNVLDRAWHVKCVQCCECKCNLTEKCFSRESKLYCKNDFFRRFGTKCAGCAQGISPSDLVRRARSKVFHLNCFTCMMCNKQLSTGEELYIIDENKFVCKEDYLNNSNAAKENSLLSVTGSDPSLSPDSQDPSQDDAKDSESANISDKETGINENDDQNLGAKRRGPRTTIKAKQLETLKAAFAATPKPTRHIREQLAQETGLNMRVIQVWFQNRRSKERRMKQLSALGARRHAFFRSPRRMRPLVDRLEPGELIPNGPFSFYGDYQSEYYGPGSNYDFFPQGPPSSQAQTPVDLPFVTSSGPAGTPLGTMEHPLPGHHPSSEAQRFSDIMSHPPGDSPSPEPNLPSSMHSMSAEVFGQSPPFSSLSVNGGATYGNHLSHPPEMNEAAVW; this is translated from the exons ATGGTGCACTGTGCGGGATGCGAGAGGCCCATCTTGGACCGCTTCTTGTTGAACGTTTTGGACAGGGCTTGGCACGTTAAGTGTGTTcagtgctgtgaatgtaaatgcAACTTAACAGAGAAATGTTTTTCCAGAGAAAGCAAGCTTTactgtaaaaatgactttttcag ACGTTTTGGTACCAAGTGTGCTGGCTGCGCCCAGGGAATCTCCCCCAGTGACCTGGTCAGGAGGGCAAGGAGCAAAGTGTTCCACTTGAACTGCTTCACGTGTATGATGTGTAACAAACAGCTCTCCACTGGAGAGGAACTATATATAATTGATGAGAACAAGTTCGTCTGCAAAGAAGATTACCTAAATAATTCCAACGCTGCCAAAGAAAACAGTCTTCTCTCAG TGACAGGCAGTGACCCCAGTTTATCTCCTGACTCCCAAGACCCCTCTCAAGATGACGCAAAGGACTCTGAAAGCGCTAACATCTCCGATAAAGAGACTGGGATTAACGAAAACGATGACCAGAACCTGGGGGCAAAAAGAAGAGGACCCCGAACCACTATCAAAGCCAAACAGCTGGAGACTCTGAAGGCTGCATTTGCGGCTACACCTAAACCAACCAGGCACATAAGGGAGCAGCTGGCCCAGGAGACCGGCCTCAACATGCGGGTCATACAG GTGTGGTTCCAGAACCGGCGCTCCAAAGAGAGGCGGATGAAGCAGCTGAGCGCTCTAGGGGCCCGCAGGCACGCCTTCTTCAGGAGTCCAAGGAGAATGAGACCGCTGGTGGACCGCCTGGAGCCCGGGGAACTGATCCCCAATGGGCCTTTCTCATTCTATGGAG ACTACCAGAGTGAGTATTATGGACCGGGAAGCAACTACGACTTCTTTCCTCAAGGACCCCCCTCATCACAAGCTCAGACCCCTGTAGATTTGCCTTTTGTGACCTCCTCTGGACCAGCTGGCACTCCACTTGGTACGATGGAGCACCCCTTACCAGGACATCACCCTTCTAGTGAGGCTCAGCGTTTCTCTGACATCATGTCCCACCCGCCAGGGGACTCTCCCAGCCCAGAGCCCAACCTGCCCAGCTCCATGCACTCCATGTCCGCCGAGGTTTTTGGCCAGAGTCCCCCTTTCTCCTCTCTATCAGTCAATGGGGGAGCGACGTACGGGAATCACTTGTCACATCCACCAGAAATGAATGAAGCGGCTGTCTGGTAG